Proteins encoded in a region of the Chelonoidis abingdonii isolate Lonesome George chromosome 2, CheloAbing_2.0, whole genome shotgun sequence genome:
- the EGR3 gene encoding early growth response protein 3 isoform X1 gives MTGKLVEKLPGTMNTLMNQLPDNLYPEEIPNSLNIFSSSSESVAHYNQMAAGFSFASRGCSGEWKLPDREVAENVMDIGLANEKTNQELSSYSGSFQPTPGNKTVTYLGKFAFDSPSNWCQDNIISLMSAGILGVPPSSSAITSTQTSTASMVQNQGEVDQMYPALPPYSTCSDLYPEPVSFHDPQSNPGLTYSPQDYQAAKPALDSNLFPMIPDYNLYHHPNEMGTLTEHKPYQSLDPIRVNPPPITPLETIKAFKDKQIHPSFGSLQQQPLTLKPIRPRKYPNRPSKTPLHERPHACPAEGCDRRFSRSDELTRHLRIHTGHKPFQCRICMRSFSRSDHLTTHIRTHTGEKPFACEFCGRKFARSDERKRHAKIHLKQKEKKADKGSSSSSSSPPVSLAPVVTTCA, from the exons ATGACAGGCAAACTCGTGGAGAAGCTGCCGGGGACCATGAACACTTTGATGAACCAGTTGCCTGACAATCTGTACCCAGAGGAGATCCCCAACTCTCTGAATATCTTCTCCAGCAGCAGCGAGTCCGTGGCTCACTACAACCAGATGGCTGCAG GGTTTTCCTTCGCTTCTCGGGGCTGTAGTGGGGAGTGGAAGCTGCCAGACAGAGAGGTGGCAG AGAATGTTATGGATATTGGACTAGCTAACGAAAAGACCAACCAAGAGCTGTCGTCCTATTCGGGTTCTTTCCAGCCCACCCCTGGCAACAAGACTGTTACCTACCTGGGGAAATTTGCTTTCGATTCCCCGTCCAACTGGTGTCAGGATAATATTATCAGCCTCATGAGCGCTGGGATTCTGGGGGTACCCCCTTCCTCCAGTGCCATCACCAGCACCCAGACCTCTACAGCCAGCATGGTGCAGAACCAGGGCGAAGTGGACCAGATGTACCCTGCGCTGCCCCCCTATTCCACTTGCAGTGACCTCTACCCGGAGCCAGTGTCCTTTCACGACCCCCAAAGCAACCCAGGGCTCACCTATTCCCCCCAGGATTACCAAGCAGCCAAGCCAGCCTTGGACAGTAACCTCTTCCCCATGATCCCAGACTATAACCTCTATCACCATCCCAACGAGATGGGCACGCTCACTGAACACAAACCCTATCAGAGCTTGGATCCCATTCGGGTCAACCCTCCCCCCATCACCCCGCTGGAGACCATCAAAGCCTTCAAGGACAAACAGATCCACCCCAGCTtcggcagccttcagcagcagcCCCTCACCCTCAAGCCCATCCGGCCCAGGAAGTACCCCAACCGGCCCAGCAAAACCCCGCTCCACGAGCGACCCCACGCATGCCCGGCCGAGGGCTGCGACCGGCGCTTCTCCAGATCCGACGAGCTCACGAGGCACCTGAGGATCCACACGGGCCACAAGCCCTTCCAGTGCCGCATCTGCATGAGGAGCTTCAGCCGCAGCGACCACCTCACCACCCATATCCGCACCCACACGGGCGAGAAGCCGTTCGCCTGCGAGTTCTGCGGGCGCAAGTTTGCGCGCAGCGACGAGCGCAAGAGACACGCCAAGATCCACCTGAAGCAGAAGGAGAAGAAGGCCGATAagggctcctcttcctcctcctcctccccgcccgTATCCTTGGCCCCGGTGGTCACCACCTGTGCATGA
- the EGR3 gene encoding early growth response protein 3 isoform X2: MTGKLVEKLPGTMNTLMNQLPDNLYPEEIPNSLNIFSSSSESVAHYNQMAAENVMDIGLANEKTNQELSSYSGSFQPTPGNKTVTYLGKFAFDSPSNWCQDNIISLMSAGILGVPPSSSAITSTQTSTASMVQNQGEVDQMYPALPPYSTCSDLYPEPVSFHDPQSNPGLTYSPQDYQAAKPALDSNLFPMIPDYNLYHHPNEMGTLTEHKPYQSLDPIRVNPPPITPLETIKAFKDKQIHPSFGSLQQQPLTLKPIRPRKYPNRPSKTPLHERPHACPAEGCDRRFSRSDELTRHLRIHTGHKPFQCRICMRSFSRSDHLTTHIRTHTGEKPFACEFCGRKFARSDERKRHAKIHLKQKEKKADKGSSSSSSSPPVSLAPVVTTCA; encoded by the exons ATGACAGGCAAACTCGTGGAGAAGCTGCCGGGGACCATGAACACTTTGATGAACCAGTTGCCTGACAATCTGTACCCAGAGGAGATCCCCAACTCTCTGAATATCTTCTCCAGCAGCAGCGAGTCCGTGGCTCACTACAACCAGATGGCTGCAG AGAATGTTATGGATATTGGACTAGCTAACGAAAAGACCAACCAAGAGCTGTCGTCCTATTCGGGTTCTTTCCAGCCCACCCCTGGCAACAAGACTGTTACCTACCTGGGGAAATTTGCTTTCGATTCCCCGTCCAACTGGTGTCAGGATAATATTATCAGCCTCATGAGCGCTGGGATTCTGGGGGTACCCCCTTCCTCCAGTGCCATCACCAGCACCCAGACCTCTACAGCCAGCATGGTGCAGAACCAGGGCGAAGTGGACCAGATGTACCCTGCGCTGCCCCCCTATTCCACTTGCAGTGACCTCTACCCGGAGCCAGTGTCCTTTCACGACCCCCAAAGCAACCCAGGGCTCACCTATTCCCCCCAGGATTACCAAGCAGCCAAGCCAGCCTTGGACAGTAACCTCTTCCCCATGATCCCAGACTATAACCTCTATCACCATCCCAACGAGATGGGCACGCTCACTGAACACAAACCCTATCAGAGCTTGGATCCCATTCGGGTCAACCCTCCCCCCATCACCCCGCTGGAGACCATCAAAGCCTTCAAGGACAAACAGATCCACCCCAGCTtcggcagccttcagcagcagcCCCTCACCCTCAAGCCCATCCGGCCCAGGAAGTACCCCAACCGGCCCAGCAAAACCCCGCTCCACGAGCGACCCCACGCATGCCCGGCCGAGGGCTGCGACCGGCGCTTCTCCAGATCCGACGAGCTCACGAGGCACCTGAGGATCCACACGGGCCACAAGCCCTTCCAGTGCCGCATCTGCATGAGGAGCTTCAGCCGCAGCGACCACCTCACCACCCATATCCGCACCCACACGGGCGAGAAGCCGTTCGCCTGCGAGTTCTGCGGGCGCAAGTTTGCGCGCAGCGACGAGCGCAAGAGACACGCCAAGATCCACCTGAAGCAGAAGGAGAAGAAGGCCGATAagggctcctcttcctcctcctcctccccgcccgTATCCTTGGCCCCGGTGGTCACCACCTGTGCATGA
- the EGR3 gene encoding early growth response protein 3 isoform X3: MDIGLANEKTNQELSSYSGSFQPTPGNKTVTYLGKFAFDSPSNWCQDNIISLMSAGILGVPPSSSAITSTQTSTASMVQNQGEVDQMYPALPPYSTCSDLYPEPVSFHDPQSNPGLTYSPQDYQAAKPALDSNLFPMIPDYNLYHHPNEMGTLTEHKPYQSLDPIRVNPPPITPLETIKAFKDKQIHPSFGSLQQQPLTLKPIRPRKYPNRPSKTPLHERPHACPAEGCDRRFSRSDELTRHLRIHTGHKPFQCRICMRSFSRSDHLTTHIRTHTGEKPFACEFCGRKFARSDERKRHAKIHLKQKEKKADKGSSSSSSSPPVSLAPVVTTCA; this comes from the coding sequence ATGGATATTGGACTAGCTAACGAAAAGACCAACCAAGAGCTGTCGTCCTATTCGGGTTCTTTCCAGCCCACCCCTGGCAACAAGACTGTTACCTACCTGGGGAAATTTGCTTTCGATTCCCCGTCCAACTGGTGTCAGGATAATATTATCAGCCTCATGAGCGCTGGGATTCTGGGGGTACCCCCTTCCTCCAGTGCCATCACCAGCACCCAGACCTCTACAGCCAGCATGGTGCAGAACCAGGGCGAAGTGGACCAGATGTACCCTGCGCTGCCCCCCTATTCCACTTGCAGTGACCTCTACCCGGAGCCAGTGTCCTTTCACGACCCCCAAAGCAACCCAGGGCTCACCTATTCCCCCCAGGATTACCAAGCAGCCAAGCCAGCCTTGGACAGTAACCTCTTCCCCATGATCCCAGACTATAACCTCTATCACCATCCCAACGAGATGGGCACGCTCACTGAACACAAACCCTATCAGAGCTTGGATCCCATTCGGGTCAACCCTCCCCCCATCACCCCGCTGGAGACCATCAAAGCCTTCAAGGACAAACAGATCCACCCCAGCTtcggcagccttcagcagcagcCCCTCACCCTCAAGCCCATCCGGCCCAGGAAGTACCCCAACCGGCCCAGCAAAACCCCGCTCCACGAGCGACCCCACGCATGCCCGGCCGAGGGCTGCGACCGGCGCTTCTCCAGATCCGACGAGCTCACGAGGCACCTGAGGATCCACACGGGCCACAAGCCCTTCCAGTGCCGCATCTGCATGAGGAGCTTCAGCCGCAGCGACCACCTCACCACCCATATCCGCACCCACACGGGCGAGAAGCCGTTCGCCTGCGAGTTCTGCGGGCGCAAGTTTGCGCGCAGCGACGAGCGCAAGAGACACGCCAAGATCCACCTGAAGCAGAAGGAGAAGAAGGCCGATAagggctcctcttcctcctcctcctccccgcccgTATCCTTGGCCCCGGTGGTCACCACCTGTGCATGA